One Trichormus variabilis 0441 genomic window, GGCTAATTAATGCCCATATCTCTCCCTATAACGCTAGTGGGCAGTATTTCAATCATGAACCAAGACGGACGCGCAAGCTGTTATTACACCGTCAAGAAATTCGGAAGCTGATTGGCAAGGTAGAGCAGCAGGGCTTAACATTAGTTCCCTTGAAAATGTACCTCAAACGTGGCTGGGTCAAAGTTAGTATTGCTCTCGGTAAGGGGAAAAAGCTCCACGATAAGCGAGAAAGCCTGAAACGTCGCCAAGACCAGCGTGATATTCAACGAGCAATGAAAAATTATTAGTTGTGATTGTTCCTCAATTACTCCACTGGAGTTAGACAGCGATGGCTTCGCCCGCCGCAGGCATCGCAACAGTGGGTGGAATGTCATCACCA contains:
- the smpB gene encoding SsrA-binding protein SmpB; the protein is MSDKSESYKVITDNRQARYLYEILETFEAGIQLTGTEVKSIRAGKVNLQDGYALLRDGEIWLINAHISPYNASGQYFNHEPRRTRKLLLHRQEIRKLIGKVEQQGLTLVPLKMYLKRGWVKVSIALGKGKKLHDKRESLKRRQDQRDIQRAMKNY